A window of the Flexistipes sp. genome harbors these coding sequences:
- a CDS encoding CBS domain-containing protein yields the protein MKIKVSEVMTTKVITANENESIRQVTLKLRKKSITGLPVLNKDGEVVGVFSESDVLNQLPDILNDADKIPLVDVQELTNPPVKNIMGKPPITVTPEHNLKDVAKIFLENYIHRIPVVENGKLVGIVSLGDLLKALTENGG from the coding sequence ATGAAAATCAAAGTTAGTGAAGTAATGACTACAAAGGTCATAACGGCTAATGAGAACGAAAGTATCAGGCAGGTAACACTGAAATTAAGAAAGAAAAGTATAACAGGTCTGCCGGTTTTGAATAAAGACGGGGAGGTTGTGGGAGTTTTTAGTGAATCCGATGTTTTAAATCAATTACCGGACATATTAAATGATGCTGATAAAATCCCTCTTGTTGATGTACAGGAGCTGACAAATCCACCAGTAAAAAACATTATGGGCAAACCGCCTATAACTGTAACCCCGGAGCATAACTTAAAGGATGTGGCAAAAATATTCCTGGAAAATTATATTCATAGGATACCGGTTGTTGAAAACGGCAAATTGGTTGGAATCGTTTCTCTCGGGGATTTACTTAAGGCTTTGACTGAAAACGGAGGCTGA
- a CDS encoding MBL fold metallo-hydrolase, with protein sequence MKGKSIKFTILGSGSAVPFENRASASYLLETNGGKFLLDCGFECVGRLSAAGIDLDELSGIFISHKHPDHFMGLIHLLFALKSPFYNRLNPLYITGFEGIEEYFNSFRKILGKWVEPGFDVRFSDKDELDIADCNFHLFPTVHSEESTGVYIIVDGKKIVYTSDTEYSDSYLEYLQDAELAVLDCAASTEFPVEGHMNYREGLAMAEKAGVKRLVFSHFYPNSADFALSRLDTDVEFYKANDLMSLYL encoded by the coding sequence ATGAAAGGTAAAAGTATTAAATTTACAATTTTGGGTTCCGGCAGCGCTGTTCCTTTTGAAAACAGGGCATCTGCTTCCTACCTTTTGGAAACAAACGGCGGTAAATTTTTGCTCGATTGCGGTTTCGAATGCGTAGGCAGATTAAGCGCGGCAGGGATTGATTTGGATGAGCTGAGCGGTATATTTATCAGCCATAAACATCCGGATCATTTTATGGGACTTATACATTTGCTTTTTGCTTTGAAATCTCCTTTTTACAACAGACTGAACCCCCTTTATATAACTGGATTTGAAGGAATTGAGGAATATTTTAACAGTTTCAGGAAAATATTGGGGAAATGGGTTGAGCCTGGATTTGATGTCAGATTTTCAGACAAAGATGAGCTTGATATTGCTGACTGTAATTTTCATCTCTTCCCTACAGTACATTCTGAAGAATCTACCGGAGTATATATTATTGTTGATGGTAAAAAAATAGTTTATACTTCAGATACGGAATACTCTGATTCCTATCTGGAGTACCTGCAGGATGCAGAACTGGCGGTTCTTGATTGCGCAGCTTCAACGGAATTTCCGGTTGAAGGGCATATGAACTACAGAGAGGGGCTGGCCATGGCCGAAAAAGCCGGAGTAAAGCGATTGGTGTTCAGCCATTTTTATCCGAACAGTGCGGATTTTGCCCTGAGCAGGCTGGATACCGATGTGGAATTTTATAAAGCAAATGATCTTATGAGTTTATATTTATAA
- a CDS encoding 2-oxoacid:acceptor oxidoreductase subunit alpha, whose protein sequence is MSTLNIVLGGAAGQGINTTEELLTKALKQSGFNIFATKEYMSRVRGGINTTTISISSSPVRSYREKIDILVPFTKGVVDWTGGRLSEDTLILGEKYLEQEIPDGLTHVIVEIEKLAKELGNKLFANTILSGLLFGIVKADKKALKKVVEKKFSSKGEEVAAKNVQAAEKGYELSETICKEYDFSFEIERDSSVCEDIVINGSEAVALGSLNGGCNFVSFYPMSPSTNVAVELANMAEEMGIIVEQFEDEIAASNASIGAWFGGGRGLVTTSGGGFSLMCESLSLAGMSESPVVIHLAQRPGPATGLPTRTAQGDLNLALYAGHGDFPRVMYAPSNIEEAYALSTKAFDTADKFQVPVILLTDEYLVDMYYNVGTLEVNDTVDKHIVEMNSDYKRYKLSKTGISPRGIPGYGEGIIIANGNEHDEYGDTTEETGLTTAMQEKRMKKLEGLKDEALEPFFYGNENYSVLMVSWGSTRDTVKSLVDKYEDKGLAMLHFSQVYPVYDASDYLKKADQIIAVEQNLTGQFADLIHRELDIKISKRILKYDGRQISEEFLEKELSEKGVL, encoded by the coding sequence ATGTCAACTTTAAACATTGTGCTCGGAGGGGCAGCGGGTCAAGGTATTAACACCACTGAAGAACTGCTTACCAAAGCGTTAAAACAATCAGGATTTAATATTTTTGCAACCAAGGAATATATGTCCCGTGTCAGAGGCGGCATTAACACAACGACTATAAGCATTTCTTCTTCTCCCGTCAGATCTTACAGAGAAAAAATAGATATTCTGGTTCCTTTTACTAAAGGTGTTGTTGACTGGACAGGCGGCAGACTCTCAGAAGATACGTTAATTCTGGGTGAAAAATATCTCGAACAGGAGATACCGGACGGTTTAACACATGTTATTGTTGAAATAGAAAAACTTGCAAAAGAGCTGGGAAACAAACTTTTTGCAAATACCATTCTGAGCGGTCTTTTATTCGGAATTGTAAAAGCCGATAAGAAAGCTCTTAAGAAAGTAGTGGAAAAAAAGTTTTCCTCAAAAGGTGAAGAGGTGGCCGCTAAGAATGTGCAAGCTGCTGAAAAAGGTTATGAATTAAGTGAGACAATCTGCAAGGAATATGATTTTTCTTTTGAAATAGAAAGAGACAGCTCTGTGTGCGAAGACATAGTAATTAACGGATCGGAAGCTGTTGCCCTGGGGTCTTTAAATGGGGGGTGTAATTTTGTAAGCTTTTATCCCATGTCTCCTTCCACAAATGTAGCGGTGGAATTGGCGAATATGGCTGAGGAGATGGGTATTATAGTTGAGCAGTTTGAGGATGAGATTGCTGCTTCCAATGCTTCCATTGGCGCATGGTTTGGGGGTGGCAGAGGTCTGGTGACCACATCCGGCGGCGGCTTTTCTCTAATGTGTGAGAGTCTGAGTCTGGCCGGTATGTCGGAATCTCCGGTTGTTATACATCTTGCCCAGCGTCCGGGCCCTGCAACCGGACTGCCTACAAGAACTGCACAGGGAGATTTGAATCTGGCGCTTTATGCGGGGCATGGTGATTTTCCCAGAGTGATGTATGCCCCTTCCAATATTGAAGAGGCATATGCACTCAGCACAAAAGCATTCGATACAGCTGATAAGTTCCAGGTTCCTGTTATACTTTTAACGGACGAATACCTGGTGGATATGTATTACAATGTAGGAACACTGGAAGTGAATGATACTGTTGATAAACATATTGTGGAAATGAATAGTGATTACAAACGCTATAAATTGAGCAAAACCGGAATTTCCCCCCGGGGCATCCCTGGATACGGGGAGGGAATAATAATAGCAAACGGTAATGAGCATGACGAATACGGCGATACTACTGAAGAAACAGGGTTGACTACTGCTATGCAGGAAAAACGTATGAAAAAACTGGAAGGGTTAAAAGATGAAGCGTTGGAACCATTTTTTTACGGAAATGAGAATTATTCCGTTTTAATGGTGTCATGGGGCTCAACACGCGATACTGTTAAAAGTCTGGTTGATAAATACGAGGATAAAGGTTTGGCTATGCTTCATTTTTCACAGGTGTATCCTGTTTACGATGCTTCGGATTATTTGAAAAAAGCTGATCAGATTATTGCTGTGGAACAAAATCTTACAGGGCAGTTTGCCGATCTTATCCACAGAGAACTTGATATAAAAATCAGCAAGAGAATTTTAAAATATGACGGCAGACAGATTTCCGAGGAATTTCTGGAGAAAGAACTGTCTGAGAAGGGGGTATTATAA
- a CDS encoding formyltransferase family protein yields the protein MVRTAVFTANIIGFKLLEKLHSLNFYPKIITYDTAFRRTGQSKDFSPFEDKFSIMYLQNNKYEYNKNILDRLDCDNAVCIDWTKDFFKKSRPEFNVIQMQPSLLPKYRGYGCISEQFEKGVYQSGVTFYKPSGKVDAGDIIYQKALRIEYDDYPEDFIENIVNISAEFIINVEKNGLKNYKTLPQNEDEAFYIIRKRSKNAIIDFGRDAYSIYNQIRAFSRPFFGAYFYSEGTKVKVFRAKTEKWQGHFGEPGEIIKNDENGAEIACGSGTITLSEVEINNQIYYNYIPL from the coding sequence TTGGTAAGAACAGCAGTTTTCACAGCCAATATTATTGGATTTAAACTTCTGGAAAAGCTACACTCGCTTAACTTTTACCCGAAGATAATCACATACGATACCGCTTTCAGACGTACCGGTCAGTCAAAGGATTTTTCACCTTTTGAGGACAAATTCAGTATAATGTATCTGCAGAATAATAAGTATGAATACAATAAAAACATTCTAGACAGACTGGACTGTGATAATGCCGTATGCATCGACTGGACTAAAGATTTCTTCAAAAAAAGCAGACCTGAATTTAATGTCATTCAGATGCAGCCGTCTCTTCTTCCAAAATACAGAGGGTATGGATGTATCAGCGAACAGTTTGAGAAGGGAGTTTATCAAAGCGGAGTCACTTTTTACAAGCCTTCCGGGAAAGTTGATGCCGGAGATATCATATATCAGAAAGCGCTGCGAATCGAATATGACGATTATCCGGAAGATTTTATAGAAAATATTGTGAATATATCAGCTGAATTTATTATAAATGTTGAAAAAAACGGGCTGAAAAATTACAAAACCCTTCCGCAAAACGAAGATGAAGCCTTCTATATTATCCGAAAACGTTCAAAAAACGCCATAATAGATTTTGGGCGGGATGCATACAGTATTTACAATCAGATCAGGGCATTCAGCAGACCGTTTTTCGGCGCTTATTTTTATTCGGAAGGAACCAAAGTTAAAGTGTTCAGGGCCAAAACAGAAAAATGGCAGGGACATTTTGGAGAGCCGGGTGAAATAATCAAAAATGATGAAAACGGAGCGGAAATTGCCTGCGGCTCAGGAACAATTACCTTAAGCGAAGTGGAAATCAATAACCAGATTTATTACAATTACATTCCATTATAA
- a CDS encoding thiamine pyrophosphate-dependent enzyme gives MAKQSKLFDSDRPKSQDISWCPGCGNFGIRNELMDVLEEMQYSPKEVAVISGIGQAGKMPHYLEANGFHTLHGRSLPIATAAKAVNPRLEVIAIGGDGDMFAEGGNHLLHAVKRNPNITVIVHNNQVYGLTKGQGSPTSLPGMKTTTQPWGVYDEPMNSIALVVSQGCSFVARTFMGYKEETKEIIKNAIKHVGFSYVEIFQPCVTFNKVNTFMWYKNNTYFMKDHNVMDKDQAMIKAFEKDPYPLGIFYINKEKPCFDNHLPPYKDSAEPLYKREPDFNKISKKIELKRG, from the coding sequence ATGGCCAAGCAATCTAAGTTATTTGATTCTGACAGACCGAAGTCTCAGGATATATCCTGGTGTCCGGGCTGCGGAAATTTCGGTATAAGAAATGAGCTGATGGATGTCCTGGAAGAGATGCAGTATTCGCCAAAAGAGGTAGCCGTCATCAGCGGAATAGGGCAGGCCGGAAAAATGCCCCACTATTTAGAAGCCAATGGTTTTCATACACTTCACGGCCGTTCTCTCCCCATAGCAACAGCTGCAAAAGCAGTAAATCCAAGATTGGAGGTAATTGCTATAGGAGGAGACGGTGATATGTTCGCAGAAGGAGGCAATCATCTTCTGCACGCCGTAAAGAGAAATCCCAATATTACCGTTATTGTTCATAATAATCAGGTTTACGGACTCACCAAAGGTCAGGGTTCTCCCACATCTTTGCCCGGTATGAAGACCACCACTCAGCCCTGGGGTGTTTACGATGAACCTATGAACAGCATTGCACTTGTTGTTTCCCAGGGGTGTTCTTTTGTTGCCAGAACATTTATGGGTTACAAAGAGGAAACAAAAGAGATTATTAAAAATGCGATTAAGCATGTAGGTTTTTCATATGTTGAAATATTCCAGCCATGTGTCACTTTTAACAAAGTGAATACGTTTATGTGGTATAAAAATAACACCTATTTTATGAAGGACCATAATGTCATGGACAAAGATCAGGCAATGATTAAAGCTTTTGAAAAAGATCCTTATCCGTTGGGCATTTTTTACATTAATAAAGAAAAGCCTTGTTTTGATAATCATCTTCCACCTTATAAAGATAGTGCTGAACCGTTGTACAAAAGAGAGCCTGATTTTAATAAAATCAGTAAAAAAATAGAACTGAAGAGGGGATAG
- a CDS encoding DUF2207 domain-containing protein translates to MKKLFSLVLLFFVSSFAHAEYFTIENYSNEIFLQSNSVIEVKEELTVRFSSPRHGIFRKIPYKYEITDAQNLSAEFTSFSGSAKDAYKLNIYDINVENYNYKISKDGNFITIRIGSANKYVRGRVKYNISYKVAGGILNFEDRQEFYWNLIGTEWPVSIENSTFSIFLPKPLNLNKDDFFLFRGSYGEKKKVDTVKIKPKAIYGSTEKPFSPGEGLTVGIKFPPGYLGNISYFKSLQLFISGNWALFIPIFVLVALFALWYFIGKDKSIIDVVHYKIPDKITPAEAGFIIDDKGDNRDLTSLIFYWASKGFISIEEVEDEGFFSSKDYILTKEKELNKDAKPFEKTIFYGLFPANTTNVRVSTLKDNFYTYMKQAKEQLREEINKSGVYEGFSRQLGRLMKSAAAIILFAGIYLGASLHRIDFIIAGALTSVIVFIFGYIMPKKTDAGLKRYQKVKGFKDFINMVEEPKLKIFLKKDPSYFDKTLPYAVVFGLTTKWAEKFENILTSPPSWYRSRTMDNFSLIYLASSIESSAKSMSSTMSSQPKSSGSGGFGGGGGFSGGGFGGGGGGSW, encoded by the coding sequence ATGAAAAAACTTTTTTCTTTAGTCCTGCTGTTTTTTGTAAGTAGTTTTGCTCATGCTGAATATTTTACCATAGAAAATTACAGTAACGAAATTTTTCTCCAAAGTAACTCAGTAATTGAAGTAAAAGAAGAATTGACAGTAAGATTCTCATCCCCCAGACACGGAATTTTCAGAAAAATCCCTTATAAATATGAGATAACAGATGCACAAAATCTGTCTGCGGAATTTACTTCGTTTTCAGGCTCAGCAAAAGACGCTTACAAACTAAACATATATGACATCAATGTTGAAAACTATAATTATAAAATCAGCAAAGATGGTAATTTCATAACGATAAGAATAGGCTCCGCCAATAAATATGTCAGAGGCCGTGTAAAGTATAATATTTCTTATAAAGTGGCTGGCGGAATCCTCAATTTCGAAGACCGTCAGGAATTTTACTGGAATCTGATTGGCACCGAATGGCCTGTTAGTATTGAAAATTCAACATTCTCGATTTTTCTGCCAAAACCGCTGAATTTAAACAAAGACGATTTTTTTCTTTTCAGGGGCAGCTATGGTGAGAAGAAAAAAGTTGATACAGTAAAAATTAAGCCAAAAGCAATATACGGATCGACTGAAAAACCGTTCTCTCCAGGCGAAGGGCTGACTGTAGGGATAAAATTTCCGCCAGGATATTTGGGAAACATATCCTATTTTAAATCGTTGCAGCTTTTTATATCCGGCAATTGGGCTTTGTTTATCCCTATTTTCGTGCTTGTTGCCCTTTTTGCTTTATGGTATTTTATCGGCAAAGACAAAAGCATAATAGACGTTGTCCACTATAAAATACCTGATAAAATCACACCTGCTGAAGCCGGTTTTATTATAGATGACAAAGGGGATAACAGAGATTTAACTTCACTTATCTTCTACTGGGCATCAAAAGGTTTTATCAGTATTGAAGAAGTTGAGGATGAAGGGTTCTTCTCATCCAAAGACTATATCCTGACAAAAGAAAAAGAGCTTAATAAGGATGCAAAACCTTTTGAAAAAACAATCTTTTACGGACTATTTCCTGCGAACACAACCAACGTCCGGGTATCCACACTAAAAGACAATTTTTACACATATATGAAACAGGCAAAAGAACAGCTGCGTGAAGAAATAAACAAAAGCGGGGTTTACGAAGGTTTCAGCAGGCAGCTGGGCAGACTGATGAAATCAGCAGCTGCAATTATACTTTTTGCCGGGATATATCTCGGAGCCAGTTTGCACAGAATAGATTTTATTATTGCAGGGGCTCTCACTTCTGTCATCGTTTTTATTTTCGGATATATAATGCCTAAAAAAACGGATGCCGGCTTAAAAAGGTACCAAAAGGTAAAAGGTTTTAAAGATTTTATAAATATGGTTGAGGAACCGAAGCTTAAAATTTTCTTAAAAAAGGATCCTTCATATTTTGACAAGACACTCCCATATGCCGTTGTTTTCGGACTGACAACAAAGTGGGCTGAAAAATTTGAAAATATTCTGACCAGTCCGCCTTCATGGTACCGCAGCCGTACCATGGATAATTTTTCATTGATATACCTTGCCAGCTCAATTGAAAGCTCTGCAAAATCCATGAGCAGCACAATGAGCTCACAGCCCAAATCTTCAGGTTCCGGCGGTTTTGGTGGAGGCGGAGGATTCTCCGGCGGCGGTTTCGGCGGCGGAGGCGGTGGAAGTTGGTAA
- a CDS encoding LemA family protein, protein MITGIIIIVLILIVILLLIYYYNKFISLRNQADESFSGIDVQLKRRYDLIPNLVETVKGYASHEKTTLENVTKARNMAMNAEGVKEKAKAENMLSETLKSIFALSENYPDLKANENFLNLQNTLSEIEENIQMARRYYNAVVRDYNILCEAFPSVIIANAFSFKKRDFFEIEAAERQNVEVSFS, encoded by the coding sequence ATGATAACCGGAATAATTATAATAGTTTTAATTCTAATTGTCATCCTTTTACTTATTTATTATTATAACAAGTTTATCAGTTTGAGAAATCAGGCGGATGAGTCTTTCAGCGGCATTGATGTTCAGCTGAAAAGAAGATATGATTTGATTCCGAATCTTGTAGAAACGGTAAAAGGATATGCGTCCCACGAAAAAACTACTCTGGAAAACGTTACAAAAGCAAGAAATATGGCGATGAATGCAGAAGGGGTAAAAGAAAAGGCAAAGGCTGAAAATATGCTGAGTGAAACGCTGAAGAGCATTTTCGCACTTTCCGAAAATTATCCTGACTTAAAAGCTAATGAAAATTTCCTGAATCTTCAGAACACATTGTCGGAAATTGAAGAAAACATTCAGATGGCACGCCGTTATTATAATGCAGTAGTAAGGGACTATAATATTCTGTGTGAAGCTTTTCCCTCGGTTATTATAGCAAATGCTTTTAGCTTTAAAAAACGTGATTTTTTTGAAATAGAAGCTGCTGAACGACAAAATGTAGAGGTTTCTTTTTCTTAG
- the recO gene encoding DNA repair protein RecO: MKRIKTPAIIYKMMMYSDKSAIATAFSLSHGKIKLFINKAYSKRGGISKMLPGDLDFLKKSSSDLNKFYAFYQNIGMSHFLESPAVYLRMNLIFEVFDMFYGLDMPDERLWRLLMNVTPHNFRKSSIYISDYILSESGFRDNFIFCSSCDKHMVEGFLEDGRIFCMDCSKGNGFYIDEKLVEIFNALDDNELYKKLFVISDVEMMYWDFFQKYFNKITGKNLKTLDTLKLIE, translated from the coding sequence ATGAAACGGATAAAAACACCCGCTATTATTTACAAAATGATGATGTATTCGGATAAATCTGCTATTGCCACAGCATTTTCCCTGTCTCACGGCAAAATCAAACTTTTTATAAACAAAGCTTATTCCAAACGCGGAGGCATATCAAAAATGCTGCCGGGAGATCTGGATTTTCTCAAAAAAAGCAGTTCGGATTTAAACAAATTTTATGCTTTTTATCAGAATATCGGTATGTCGCACTTTTTGGAATCACCTGCTGTTTATCTGCGTATGAATCTTATATTTGAAGTTTTTGATATGTTTTACGGCCTTGACATGCCGGATGAACGGTTGTGGCGTTTGCTTATGAATGTCACACCCCATAATTTCCGCAAGTCCTCAATTTATATTAGTGATTATATTTTGAGCGAATCAGGGTTCAGAGATAACTTTATTTTTTGTTCCTCATGTGATAAACATATGGTGGAAGGGTTTCTGGAAGATGGCAGAATTTTTTGCATGGATTGTTCAAAAGGAAACGGATTTTACATTGACGAAAAACTGGTGGAAATCTTTAATGCTTTGGATGATAATGAATTATACAAAAAGCTTTTTGTGATAAGTGATGTGGAAATGATGTACTGGGATTTCTTTCAGAAATATTTCAACAAAATTACAGGAAAAAATCTTAAAACCCTGGATACACTTAAACTTATTGAATGA
- a CDS encoding MBL fold metallo-hydrolase, with amino-acid sequence MQIKKHTLQTPYPVGPVHFYTYETDRYVLIFDTGPRTEEAAKYVEELFDNKKQKFLFITHCHVDHYGMLDFFERRDDTEIFISKYDLFKFDKVDERLEKLKRLLAGEGFPENIISSVEGSLRYFKYSVPFPKRYNVLEENENYVSELGIAFERCPGHSQSDILYKINGSAVSGDIILRNIFQTPLLDMDFYDTDRRFKNYDAFINTAMKLKSMKNYNFLPGHRDYIGSVDERLRFYVRKVKDRAAFLEEMCSECTVYEVVKKLVNDVTENPFSTYIKASETFFIKDYLSSPSKLDGIL; translated from the coding sequence TTGCAAATAAAAAAGCACACATTACAGACGCCGTATCCTGTGGGCCCTGTCCATTTTTATACCTATGAAACGGACAGGTATGTTTTGATTTTTGATACGGGGCCGAGAACGGAAGAAGCTGCGAAATATGTTGAAGAATTATTCGATAATAAAAAGCAAAAATTTCTTTTTATAACCCACTGTCACGTTGACCATTATGGTATGCTGGATTTCTTTGAAAGGCGTGATGACACGGAGATTTTTATTTCAAAATATGATTTGTTTAAATTTGACAAAGTTGACGAACGGTTGGAAAAATTAAAACGGCTTCTTGCCGGGGAAGGATTCCCGGAGAATATTATTTCATCTGTTGAAGGGAGTCTTCGCTACTTCAAATATTCCGTTCCTTTTCCGAAGCGTTATAATGTGTTGGAGGAAAATGAAAATTATGTATCAGAACTCGGAATTGCATTTGAAAGGTGCCCCGGCCATTCACAGAGCGATATCCTCTATAAAATTAACGGCAGTGCTGTAAGCGGCGATATAATTCTAAGAAACATATTTCAGACGCCCCTGCTTGATATGGATTTTTATGATACTGACAGAAGATTCAAAAATTACGATGCATTTATAAATACCGCAATGAAGCTGAAGAGCATGAAAAATTATAACTTTTTGCCCGGTCATCGGGACTATATTGGCTCAGTTGATGAGCGGTTAAGATTTTACGTTAGAAAAGTAAAAGATCGCGCGGCTTTTTTGGAGGAAATGTGCAGCGAATGCACAGTATACGAGGTTGTGAAGAAACTGGTTAATGATGTGACTGAAAATCCTTTCTCTACATATATAAAAGCTTCAGAGACCTTTTTTATAAAAGATTATCTTTCTTCACCATCCAAACTTGACGGAATATTATAA
- a CDS encoding AMP-binding protein: protein MFNKKLTDVNKNYKRANYSSEEIKKFYKEAENNLVFFNKISLELLTWEKKFDKVLDESEAPFYKWFSGGLLNPFYNILTKHLHSATKNKAAIIWKGSDHTEKIYTYQSLYSETMKFASALKKLGVNKGDKVFIYMPNIPELIISMLACVRLGAVHVVYHHSYSSESFAERLDDCKPNYIVCCNVSYTGAEREIKKKVDASIEKASYSPKHCIVVQRSEKKVHMKPLRDLWYHDLISDEDFTAAKNLDSVYYDSSDPFFMTYTSTNLKEPKGLVFNCAGYLLWVYFSYLLIFDPNDLDTYWSTADISWIPGHSYGAYGPLMAGQSILIFEDTLDMNNAYRFYDICEKFQVTKFYTTPTILKSIMNAAQKRSIYRKLSSIELIATGGERTSDELLEWVFKKILFQKKPIVNIYSLTEAGGALAANIPGYSEIDFSNVSKPLPGIDVFIYDELDESKINAQGSKGSLMLSKLTPSICKNICNGSELYRSIYWRKVDSDFLFKTGDGAEFTENYEIVLTGRMDEVMHIGGKRVSFTEIEAAIKKHPLVLDAAVININDEKRGDMLVAFCVLSRKIEESYYDQTVREIRETIISEIGEIVLPAEIKFTRALPKSADGSILRDMLKEIATQM, encoded by the coding sequence ATGTTTAATAAAAAACTAACCGATGTGAATAAAAACTATAAAAGAGCCAACTATTCCAGCGAAGAGATAAAGAAATTTTATAAAGAAGCCGAAAATAATTTAGTTTTTTTTAATAAAATATCACTTGAACTTTTAACATGGGAGAAAAAGTTTGATAAAGTTCTGGATGAATCAGAGGCTCCTTTTTACAAATGGTTCAGCGGCGGGCTTCTCAACCCTTTTTACAATATTTTAACAAAACATCTTCATTCGGCCACAAAAAATAAGGCGGCCATAATCTGGAAAGGCAGCGACCATACCGAAAAAATTTATACCTATCAGTCTTTATATTCTGAAACCATGAAGTTTGCTTCGGCTTTGAAGAAACTGGGTGTTAATAAAGGTGACAAGGTTTTTATTTATATGCCGAATATACCGGAGCTTATTATAAGCATGCTTGCCTGTGTACGCTTGGGTGCTGTTCATGTTGTTTACCATCACAGCTATTCATCAGAGTCCTTTGCGGAAAGGCTGGATGACTGTAAACCGAATTATATTGTTTGCTGCAATGTGAGCTATACCGGTGCAGAGAGGGAAATCAAAAAGAAGGTGGATGCTTCAATCGAGAAAGCTTCCTATAGCCCTAAACACTGTATTGTTGTTCAGCGGAGTGAAAAGAAGGTTCATATGAAACCGTTAAGGGACCTGTGGTATCACGATTTGATAAGTGATGAGGACTTCACAGCAGCCAAGAATCTGGACAGCGTTTATTACGATTCATCCGATCCGTTTTTTATGACATACACATCCACGAACCTAAAAGAGCCGAAAGGACTTGTGTTTAACTGTGCCGGCTATTTACTCTGGGTGTACTTCAGTTATCTGTTGATTTTTGATCCCAATGACCTGGACACTTACTGGAGCACAGCTGATATTTCCTGGATTCCGGGGCACTCTTACGGGGCATACGGCCCCCTTATGGCCGGTCAAAGTATTCTTATTTTTGAAGATACTCTGGATATGAACAATGCTTACCGCTTTTATGACATATGCGAAAAGTTTCAGGTTACAAAATTTTATACCACTCCAACTATCCTAAAATCAATTATGAATGCCGCCCAAAAGAGAAGTATTTACAGGAAACTCAGCAGTATAGAGCTTATAGCCACCGGTGGGGAAAGAACTTCCGATGAGCTACTGGAATGGGTATTTAAAAAGATACTTTTTCAAAAAAAACCGATTGTCAACATTTACTCGCTGACGGAAGCCGGCGGGGCCCTTGCAGCAAATATACCCGGATATTCGGAGATTGATTTTTCCAATGTTTCAAAACCGCTGCCGGGTATAGATGTATTCATCTATGATGAACTGGATGAAAGCAAAATTAACGCTCAGGGCAGTAAAGGTTCACTGATGCTGAGTAAGCTTACGCCGTCTATCTGTAAAAATATCTGCAATGGCAGTGAATTGTACAGAAGTATATACTGGAGGAAAGTAGACAGTGATTTTCTCTTTAAAACAGGAGACGGAGCTGAATTCACTGAAAATTATGAGATAGTCTTAACCGGTAGAATGGATGAGGTTATGCATATAGGGGGTAAAAGGGTAAGTTTTACTGAAATTGAAGCAGCTATAAAGAAACATCCTTTGGTGCTTGATGCTGCAGTTATTAACATTAATGATGAAAAAAGAGGGGATATGCTTGTTGCATTCTGTGTGCTTTCAAGAAAAATTGAGGAAAGCTATTACGATCAGACGGTCAGGGAAATCAGGGAAACAATAATTTCTGAAATCGGGGAGATTGTGTTACCGGCTGAAATTAAATTTACAAGGGCTCTTCCCAAATCTGCCGACGGATCTATATTGAGAGACATGCTTAAGGAGATTGCCACACAGATGTAA